The Nitrososphaerota archaeon genome includes a region encoding these proteins:
- a CDS encoding NADH-quinone oxidoreductase subunit N, producing the protein MDTPLILIPLLGGVAVFMPLLEVIFKGEMRGKFSSHLAVATLLVALAVVIYQPLTSPQELTASSSGLFRNDLMGLFFSLVVLLVALLVATSSLDYMKGRPNEPIYYSLLLFTALGMSLLAFSVDLIMILVAWELMSIPTYVLTGFWKHDAKSNEAALKYFIMGALSSGTILYGISLIYGLTGSTNVFQILRASLAIPAGLQPLAILGMLLLVAGLGFKMSLVPFHMWIPDAYEGAPTTVSALLSAGTKKAAFVVAIRIFVIALPVLHLNWLLTFAILALITMTLGNIAALTQKTVTRLLAYSSIAQAGYILIGLTVALQTELGLIGVLFHVFTHAVMQTTAFLAAALIAKKTGHTDLDSYNGLGARMPVTAFTMTVALLALAGVPPLNGFWSKLVLFTSAIGGGLTWLAVAGVLNSAFSLGYYAWIVKRMYLDEGTSTTPIYEPKPFTIVLIAATIVIVATGLYPAPIYEFARLAVTALMGSA; encoded by the coding sequence ATGGATACTCCACTAATTCTCATACCGCTGCTGGGCGGCGTAGCTGTGTTCATGCCGCTTCTCGAAGTGATCTTCAAAGGAGAGATGAGAGGCAAGTTCTCCAGCCACTTAGCTGTAGCGACTCTGCTGGTCGCTTTGGCAGTGGTGATATACCAGCCGTTAACTTCCCCACAGGAACTTACAGCTTCATCGAGCGGTCTCTTCCGGAACGATCTGATGGGTCTCTTCTTCAGCCTAGTCGTTCTACTGGTCGCACTTCTGGTAGCAACCTCATCACTGGACTACATGAAGGGAAGGCCAAACGAGCCTATCTACTACTCTCTTCTACTCTTCACAGCCCTAGGAATGTCACTGCTAGCCTTCTCTGTCGACCTTATCATGATACTGGTCGCTTGGGAACTGATGAGTATCCCAACCTATGTTCTAACAGGCTTCTGGAAGCATGATGCAAAGTCGAATGAGGCTGCGTTAAAGTACTTCATAATGGGCGCACTCTCATCAGGAACTATTCTCTACGGTATTTCACTCATCTATGGTCTCACAGGCTCCACTAACGTCTTCCAGATACTCAGAGCGTCGCTGGCTATCCCAGCGGGCCTTCAACCCCTCGCTATCCTAGGGATGCTGCTGCTGGTGGCGGGTCTCGGCTTCAAAATGTCGCTGGTTCCGTTCCACATGTGGATCCCTGACGCCTATGAAGGTGCGCCTACTACCGTCAGCGCTCTCCTATCAGCCGGAACCAAGAAAGCTGCCTTCGTGGTCGCTATCAGAATCTTTGTTATTGCTCTACCAGTTCTCCACTTGAACTGGCTACTAACCTTCGCAATACTCGCGCTCATCACGATGACGCTCGGCAACATCGCAGCCCTGACCCAGAAGACCGTTACACGACTCCTCGCCTACTCCAGTATCGCTCAAGCAGGCTACATTCTCATCGGGCTCACAGTCGCTTTGCAGACTGAGCTCGGACTCATCGGAGTACTCTTCCACGTCTTTACACACGCGGTTATGCAGACCACCGCCTTCCTAGCCGCAGCGCTCATCGCTAAGAAGACCGGTCACACCGACCTAGACTCGTATAACGGCCTAGGCGCACGGATGCCTGTAACCGCCTTCACAATGACAGTCGCGCTCCTAGCGTTGGCAGGCGTACCGCCGCTGAACGGCTTCTGGAGTAAGCTCGTGCTCTTCACCTCAGCTATAGGCGGAGGTCTCACTTGGCTGGCTGTGGCAGGCGTGTTGAACAGCGCCTTCTCCCTCGGATACTACGCTTGGATAGTGAAGAGAATGTATCTCGACGAAGGGACATCAACAACACCCATCTATGAGCCGAAACCATTCACCATCGTCCTGATAGCCGCAACCATAGTGATAGTTGCCACCGGTCTCTACCCAGCACCAATCTACGAGTTCGCAAGACTAGCCGTTACAGCACTAATGGGCTCAGCTTAG